The window GTACGTGCACAACAAGCCGCGGGCCTCCTACGCCACCCGCACCATGCGCTGGGGCGGCATCATCCTCGGCCTGTTCATCGTCTGGCACGTCCTGGACCTGACGACCGGCACCGTGCACTCCGGCGGTTTCCAGGAGGGCCACCCGTACCAGAACGTCGTGGACACCTTCTCCACCTGGTACGGCAACGTCATCTACATCGTCGCGATGCTCGCCCTAGGTCTGCACATCCGGCACGGCTTCTGGAGCGCCGCCCAGACCCTCGGCGCCGGCAGCCGCACCCGCGACCGCGCCCTGAAGACCGTTGCCAACGTCCTCGCGCTGCTGCTCACGGCCGGGTTCATCGCCGTACCCGTGGGCGTCATGACCGGAGTGGTGAGCTGACATGACCGCTGAATACGTGAACTACGCGACCGGCGAACCGGTCGTCGACACCAAGGCCCCCTCCGGCCCTGTGGGCGAGCGCTGGGACAAGCGCCGTTTCGAGGCCAAGCTGGTCAACCCCGCCAACCGCCGCAAGCACACGGTGATCGTGGTGGGGACGGGGCTGGCCGGCGGCTCCGCGGGCGCCACGCTCGCCGAACAGGGCTACCACGTCGTCCAGTTCTGCTACCAGGACTCCCCGCGCCGCGCCCACTCGATCGCCGCGCAGGGCGGCATCAACGCGGCGAAGAACTACCGCAACGACGGCGACTCCATCCACCGGCTGTTCTACGACACCGTCAAGGGCGGCGACTTCCGGGCCCGGGAGTCGAACGTGCACCGGCTCGCGCAGATCTCGGTGGAGATCATCGACCAGTGTGTGGCGCAGGGCGTGCCGTTCGCCCGGGAGTACGGCGGTCTGCTCGACACGCGCTCCTTCGGCGGCGTCCAGGTGTCCCGGACCTTCTACGCTCGTGGCCAGACGGGCCAGCAGCTCCTGCTCGGCGCCTACCAGGCCCTCAGCAGGCAGATCGCCGCGGGGAACGTCGAGATGCACCCGCGTACCGAGATGCTCGACCTGATCGTCGTCGACGGGCGGGCGCGCGGCATCGTGGCCCGCGATCTCATCACCGGCAAGATCGACACGTACTTCGCCGACGCGGTCGTCCTGGCCAGCGGCGGCTACGGCAACGTCTTCTACCTGTCGACGAACGCCATGAACTCCAACGCCACCGCCGTCTGGCGGGCCCACCGGCGCGGCGCCTACTTCGCCAACCCCTGCTTCACACAGATCCACCCCACCTGCATCCCGCGCACCGGCGACCACCAGTCCAAGCTGACGCTGATGAGCGAGTCGCTGCGCAACGACGGCCGGATCTGGGTGCCGAAGGCCCAGGGCGACGACCGTCCCGCGAACCAGATCCCCGAGGACGAGCGCGACTACTACCTGGAGCGCATCTACCCGTCCTTCGGCAACCTGGTCCCGCGCGACATCGCCTCCCGCGCCGCGAAGAACGTCTGCGACGAGGGGCGGGGCGTCGGCCCCGGCGGGCAGGGCGTCTACCTCGACTTCGCCGACGCCATCAAGCGCATGGGCCGAAAGGCCGTCGAGGCCAAGTACGGCAACCTCTTCGACATGTACCAGCGGATCACCGACGAGGATCCGTACGAGGTGCCGATGCGGATCTACCCGGCCGTGCACTACACGATGGGCGGACTGTGGGTGGACTACGACCTCCAGACCACCGTCCCGGGTCTCTTCGCGATCGGCGAGGCCAACTTCTCCGACCACGGCGCCAACCGTCTCGGCGCCTCCGCGCTGATGCAGGGCCTGGCCGACGGCTACTTCGTGCTGCCGGCCACCATCAACGACTACCTCGCCCGCAACCCGCACCACGAGGCCGTCACCGACGAACACCCCGTAGTCCAGGAGGTGTTGGCCGAGACGGAGGATCGGCTCAACCTGCTCCTGTCCGTCGACGGCGACCGCACGCCCGACTCCTTCCACCGTGAGGTCGGCGAGCTGATGTGGGAGTTCTGCGGCATGGCCCGCACCGACAGCGGACTGCGCAAGGCCCTGGAACGCATTCCGCAGATCCGCGAGGAGTTCTGGCGGCGCATCAAGGTGCCGGGCACCGGCGAGGAGTTCAACCAGTCGCTGGAGAAGGCCAACCGCGTCGTCGACTACCTGGAGCTCGCCGAGCTCATGTGCCTCGACGCGCTGCACCGCGCCGAGTCCTGCGGCGGCCACTTCCGCGAGGAGTCGCAGACGCCGGACGGCGAAGCGGCCCGCAGGGACGAGGAGTTCGCCTACGCGGCCGCCTGGGAGTTCACCGGCACCGGCGAGGCACCGACCCTGCACAAGGAAGACCTGGTCTTCGAGTACGTCCACCCCACCCAGCGGAGCTACGCATGAAGCTCACCCTGCGCGTCTGGCGGCAGAAGAACGC of the Streptomyces sp. T12 genome contains:
- a CDS encoding succinate dehydrogenase; translation: MARTVWDSTVGKKTVMAVSGLIMLLYLVAHMIGNLKIYFGAGEFNEYGHWLRTVGEPFMHYEWTLWLIRVVLVVAVVAHAVSAYQLSRRDIKARPSKYVHNKPRASYATRTMRWGGIILGLFIVWHVLDLTTGTVHSGGFQEGHPYQNVVDTFSTWYGNVIYIVAMLALGLHIRHGFWSAAQTLGAGSRTRDRALKTVANVLALLLTAGFIAVPVGVMTGVVS
- a CDS encoding fumarate reductase/succinate dehydrogenase flavoprotein subunit is translated as MTAEYVNYATGEPVVDTKAPSGPVGERWDKRRFEAKLVNPANRRKHTVIVVGTGLAGGSAGATLAEQGYHVVQFCYQDSPRRAHSIAAQGGINAAKNYRNDGDSIHRLFYDTVKGGDFRARESNVHRLAQISVEIIDQCVAQGVPFAREYGGLLDTRSFGGVQVSRTFYARGQTGQQLLLGAYQALSRQIAAGNVEMHPRTEMLDLIVVDGRARGIVARDLITGKIDTYFADAVVLASGGYGNVFYLSTNAMNSNATAVWRAHRRGAYFANPCFTQIHPTCIPRTGDHQSKLTLMSESLRNDGRIWVPKAQGDDRPANQIPEDERDYYLERIYPSFGNLVPRDIASRAAKNVCDEGRGVGPGGQGVYLDFADAIKRMGRKAVEAKYGNLFDMYQRITDEDPYEVPMRIYPAVHYTMGGLWVDYDLQTTVPGLFAIGEANFSDHGANRLGASALMQGLADGYFVLPATINDYLARNPHHEAVTDEHPVVQEVLAETEDRLNLLLSVDGDRTPDSFHREVGELMWEFCGMARTDSGLRKALERIPQIREEFWRRIKVPGTGEEFNQSLEKANRVVDYLELAELMCLDALHRAESCGGHFREESQTPDGEAARRDEEFAYAAAWEFTGTGEAPTLHKEDLVFEYVHPTQRSYA